ataaaatggcagattgactccttggcatcaaaacctttgcaaatacattatcacagacttgatttggctgatagaggcctggctgaacctgaggatgacagacctccctttaggatggcataaaactcagaattatgcactgagacatccaaccttggcagggcaaggacaccagtaaggggtgcaaggcaaagcactgcagggggaggaccctatagtctgcttctgagtcccccatgaagcaaacctgatttgcatggaggctggtgtcagcaacaaaaaatcattcccctggaaactgtggctctgcctcccttccccaaaaagacaccgagagccttataagatgcgggaaggttggttcctgcacccaccccgcgggaggaattgggtcaatacttcccccctctggttatacctgctgttcaggtccctgctcctcacctcaactacctgcctcaagttaaattataacgaagggatgacatgccaggagccatttctctgcttgatagatgataagctttgaaacagtggaagccctcgagacaagtttcatttccccctgggcaggccattttcccctcaggtagaccatttaccagaaacagtgacacaacacatagttgtggtagcaaacatgatttcatccattgtatgttgcaaggaacattccccctttgaagatttctcccccccctcctcctccagcgcTTCCCCCTCCTTCCGCAAatccttataatgcctgtgttcacaataaaattttgcagcttgatcagaaacctgtcttgctgtcactctttgtgtctcgtgtccctatcatttcaggttttattgggttcctagcccctgctcaccgccctgcttgCCGGGGCATTATCCATTCTGCCATCTGCCAGACCCTGTTGATATATATATCGCTCTTATGCTCAAGTTTGTGGTGGGTGAGTTTGTTGATCTGCGAGTGGTCTAATTTGTCATTGTGGGCCAAAAAAGGTTTATTCTCACAGACCTGTTGGGGTAGTTAAGTAGAATAGAATTCTGCACTACAATGCTAAGAACATGCTTGTCATTTGAAAATACAATGTAGTTTTTGGGGAAAGAGTGagtaagaaatagagagagacacagagagagaggtgcaACATAGGGATGGGATGTGGTGGTTCCAGACTCTGAAACCGATGTCATTCTGAACTTTTTTTGGCCAATAATGAGAatctcattcttaaaaaaaaaaaatacagggagtcaggcagtagcacagtgggttaagctcaggtagcacaaagcacaaagacccaaataaggatccctgtttgagcccctggatacccacctacaggagagtcacctcacaattggtgaagcaggtctgtaggtgattatctttctctccccatctctgtcttccctcctctgtccatttctctctgtcctatccaaaaatgacagcaatcataactacaacaataaaacaaaaagggcaacaaaagggaataaacaataaataaaaaatatatatttaaaaaatacaaaatctgcctttctcctgaaaaatgttacacacttATTTCTCGTGCTGTTAAAACTCAAACACATGAGCTGCACCATCCTTTATGTCCTAACGTTTAGATTAAAAGTTCACATGCAAATGAAATGGATAAACTGCCCTGCACTGATcgatgctattttatttatttggtccttAGTTTGGGGCAATGATGCCTCATTTGTCCCCCGGGCTCCCACTTGTAGTCATAAACTGAGGCATATTTGACCCTGGAACAATTATATATCATCACCAGAAAACCactaagaggaagaagagaaggggctccagagagagggaaagtgctCCCATCACAGTGGATctgctgcacttaacccacatgTGCGTCCAGCAGCTGGGTGTCTGTAGGCACCACTGTCACAGGCTgggcagggagagacacagatGGGCATCTTCACAAAGGCCACCAGGCAGCCCCACTGGCCCCTGAAAAGCAGCAGAGCTGCTGCATGTGTGGGCTCAGCACTGCTGTGGGTGCTGCACCTGCTCACAGCCTGTGAGAAGTGAGTGTGGGGAGCAGACATTCTCCTGTTCAGTGACCTGGTGGGTCTCAGCCTGTGTGGTTAAGACCTTTCCCACCAAGGTCTCTGAGCAGCACAGTGGTCTCCGGGTACATGGCAGTGGCCCCTTCCCTCACCCACAGCCTGTCCCTCCACCAGCCCTGCTTTTTCTCCATGTTCTGCCTGAGGCAGGTCTGCTCAGAAGATGGAGAATTTGCTCCAAGGGCCTGGAGGAGTAAGAGTGTGAGACCCAGGGTGACCACCAGGGGGCGGCAGGcgaaggtggagaccagagatAAGGGAGCCTGCATTTAGCTCCTGGATGGGGACTGTGGAATTATCACCGGGATTTTGTGGTGGCTGAACGCACATGAGTGGATCCAGGAATTAGGACTCATGAAGAGAATCTCCAAAATGGACATTGGCAATCGTATTGGATAGATATAGGAGTCTGAGCAGAAAAGTAGATGAATCTAAGTTGACTACACCTTAAGCCTAATATGCCTAATAGCAATTAGTGACTGCAGCTGCCTTCCCACCTCCCTCCACATTCCTAAGCAGGACATGTAGGGAGGATGCAGCCTAGCTGGAGGAGCTAAGACACCTGTATCGACCTAGCACCAGGGCCCAGGATCATGTGCCTTTAGTGTATCAAAGTATGCATTCTCTCTGTAACCAATATGTAGAATCCTATATGCGCTGGTGTTGTTTCTTTGTtcggtggagggggtggggagaacttCCTGGAGCGGTCCAGACCTCTTGCCCACCAGTGTATTAAACTCCTCTCTTCTCAACACTTCTGACTCTggtctaatttctttttctttttctttttttcttttatttattttttctattcttttgcctcagggtcactgctggggcttggtgtctgcactgaaAACCcattgcacctggaggccatttttttcgaATTTTCTTActcttattgttgccattgaggttattgttggaaaggaaagagagtaatggagagaggaggggaagacagagagggggagagaaagatagacacctgcagatgagaTTCACTGCATGTGATGCCCCCCacgcccgcaggtggggagccagggacttgaaaagGGATCACTACACtgagtgccatgtgcacttaatctgctgcactactgtctgaccccctGGGCACAGTTTCTACAAGAAGTCCCTCCACTGTCTCATGGAGTCTATCAAAGATTATTTGAATCTAATTCTGAGCATGGGGTTGGGGTTCAGCCTGGAGGATCTGGGATGCATTTCCAGATTGAGGACAGGAGCTGAGATACTGTcagtattaactttttttttcttttctttccttttttgacaTGAGTAGACATTTTTTGACATGTTTGacaaggagacattaagaaaaccataggacaagaggggtacaactccatacaattccaccaccagatctcagcatcccatcccctcccctctcctgatgaccttcctattctttatccctctgggagtatggaactagggtcattgtgggttgcagaaggtaggaggtctggcttctgtaattgcttaactgatgaacatgggcattgactgggcgAACAGATAATTCTGCCAGATTTCCTGTGGTGAGCCTGGGGCCAGCAGTCCCTGTGCCTGAAATGTCTTTGGAAATGTGTCTGCAGGGGCGGGGCGAGTCCTTCCTCCAAGATTTCACTTCAGCCTATTCTGTGGTCAGGCCTCTTGTTCAGGAGCACAGGAGCAGCTCTCATGGGGTTTATCAGGGTCCCAGTTCTAGGATGTCGTCCATCTAGTGGGTGGGCAGGAAGTCCGGTAAAAGAGCTGGTCCGGGGTGTCCTCCTCATTGAAGTCAGGAATGGGGTCCCCTTGGGTTGCTCCAGGCCTGGCCTCAGGCTGAGAGCCTGGGCTTCTCTGTGGAGAAGTTTTGAGCTGGGCTGATCAGAGGGGCCCTGCTGGTAGATGAGAAAGGGCAGTCTGAAGGGCCAGGTTTCAAAGCTGGGCTTCTGGGGCATCAGACACCATGGGCATAATGTCTCAGCAGGTCTCCAAAGCCAAGGTCTCAGCTTCACAAAGGCAAGAGGCGAGTTGAGCTGCGATCTTGGGGTGCTTTCCAGAGGTGAAGGGGACAGAAACAAACTCATCCAGCATCTCCATGCATTCTGAAAGAGGGACAGGTGCTCCCGAGGTAATCCAAAGTCCATGGGGTCCACAGACAATCCGGGGGCTGGGGCAGTAGGCTCCTCTGAGCTCTCAGGGACCGCAGAGGCAGGTTCCCAGGCTGGGGCTCCAGCACTGTGGAGCCCTGGCCTAGCTGTTCTGGCAGGACCTGCAGGGGTAGCAGCTGGTGGACTGGGACTAGGGCTGCTGATAGCAGGGCTCCCTGGGCCTGGCTGGCCATCAGGAGTGGGGGCTGAGGGCAGGCAGATGGGCTGGGAGTCCTGCACCCCTGGGAGTTGTCCTGACCTTCTGGAATTTGCTCTGGAGTGTCTTGCCCTCTGGTTTTTAAACCAAATCTGCAAAGAAAAGGACACATGGACTGTGTGAGAGAACCAGGTGCCAGCCCTCCCTAGAATGGGACTCTGCCAGCAACCCCTCCACTGGGAAGCTAATGAGATTTCCCAGATTTAAGGCAGGGGGTGGCCCAGAGAATCAAAGCCCAGATCCCTGCTCTCTGAGGGTCTCCCAGGCCTTGAAGTTTGGGTTCATAGACCTCATTAGCCAGGGCATGCCAGCTACCTGGATGTGGGACTTGAGGTCAAGGTTGGGAGCAATAAGGGGACCCCCCTTGCTTATGAGTCTCACCTATGCTGGGCCTGTCTGGTTCTCTCAGTGCTGCACATGAGGTCCTAAGGTGGCTGTGAGCCTGGGTGTtgatgaggggtgggggagatgcagAGGAATGGGAGTCCTGGGACCACTTACCTTGACACTGTACTCTCCCAAGTTCAGCTTGTGTGCCAGGGCCTGGCGCTCTCTGGCACTTGGGTATCGGTCCTGCTCAAAGCATCTCCGGAGTTCCTTCAGCTGCTCCTCCGTGAACACTGTGCGCTGCCTCCGTCTCTGATTCAGGGCTCTTGTACCATGTAGAGACCCTGGTGCAGGGAACTGGATTTAGCTCATAGCCCAACATGTCCCAGCTTTCATCCCTTCCTCCCAGTTTGCCCTGTGGGGACACATGGCAGCAGAAATCTTGCTTCTCCTCTGCTGGGGCTCCACTGGTGCTGTGCCCCAATTTTGGACTCATAGGCCACCTCTGTGTAACATTTACCTGTGATCCCACAAACCCTGCAAGCCTTCAGGGTCCTGGGATCCTCCTGCAGAACTGCCCACCCTAACCTTATCACCAATAAGTGAGAACAAATTTCAGACCTAGTCAAGTCCCTGCTTTCAAGGATTTGCTCTTTATGTTAGTTAACTGTTGGTTATTACTCCAGGCAACCTGCATTGCTGAAAGCTGTGtcgatttacataatcattgttttatctGAGAagcaccctgcctgcaggacatcCATTTAATCCCAACTGGTTAGAACTTGCATAATAAGCAACCATTAGCCTCAAATACAGATTCAAAATCATGGAGAAACAGTATATATTATATTCAGAAAGCATACCGTTCACATCATATTTCATTTTcagcatcattattattattattgatttaaccaAATTCTGTGCAGCCTGGTTTTGCTTAGGTTTGGCTGATGCAGTTACTGAACTTGGACCTTGGGTTCCTCAAGAAATTCTTTATTGTATCACCTTTACAGTATTTCCCCAGTCCTTTTGTTTATAgacatatttaaatataaaaatgtatttttggaaCTAGGACCTAACAATGAAGAATTGTACTGTCTATCTTTTTATTCCAAGAGaaagtgaggggaagagagagagagaacagagctctCCAGCTTGCTCCATTGCCACAGCCCAGTCCTGGCAGCCTCCTCAGAATCCCAGGCTCCCTCCATAACAGACACCTGGACTCACCTTCCTGAGACATGGTGGCAGACATCTTGTGTCCTCTGCTCTTCTGAGCTTTACTGAGGTTTAGATCACTCACCTGGCTTTATATGCTGCCTCTGAGCCCTCACACCCTACACATCCCCACCAAACCCTCTCCCTGGGTTCCCAGAAGCCCCTGCATGCCCTCAGGGTCCCAGGATCCCATTCCAGTTATCCACCCTAATGATATCACCAGTAGAGCCAGTAAATTGATCTCTTGTCCTAAAAGATTTGGGGTTTACCATTTttcatcatttgttttcttgatttCTCATTTTTGAtgatggcttttctttttttttttttctcatctccaCCATCATATCACTGGTCAACTGTTAAAAAAATGTGATCTGTGTTCAACTGTCTTACTTCCTGGTTTCACAGTAGAAATATATTATAAAGTCTATAATCTAGAGGGTAAAGTCTCCCCACCATTGTGAATTTAAGCACTTTACTGACATGTGCAGTGAGCATCAGGGTGTCTGTGGGCACAATTGTCATGGACAGGGCAGGGAGACACACAGAGGGGCATCTTCACAAAGACCATCAGGCTGCAACCCATTTCCAAATGGAGGAAAGGACTAGAGACACGATAGATATGAATGGTTTTtattaatactttaaaaagaacttACTTACTAATGTGCAAGATAGggggcgagagagagaaagaaccaaacatcactctggtacatatgctgctgaggattgaactcaggacctcattcttgagagtccagtgctttattcactgtgccacctcctggaccactgtattaATACTGTACTGAGAATTTCATATCAACGACATAGAGTAAGTCTCTCACAGACACAATGGAACTGAGTGAAACCTGAACTGAAAACTCACAACAGACTTGTAGGGGCAATTGAGACACAATTTATAAAATAGTGACAGATACAGGGCTGCATTCAATGAGGAGTGAATTGGCTGTGTAGCGGCACAAAGCAGTGGAGAGTAAAAGTCAGCacatgcaaggaactgggttcatgtCTCGAGGCCCCAGTGTGGAATCATCACAATTGGTGACTCAATGATGCAAGActccacccctctctctttctctatctctctctcttcctctctgtctctctccatatatatgataTCActctatgaataaataaaatgcttaaaaattTGGACAGATGAAACTAGGGTGATAATTACAAGTAGTGGAATTCTAATTTCACTATTTGAATTCAGTTAAGTCAAGAATAGTTTGAATCTGGACTTTCCCAGCCTACCAGTaatgagatagagatggagagaaataaagatagtagagagagagggacaaagagagagagagagagaaagtgcacAGCTTAGGTTTCTCAATTGCCAAAGCTCCTCCCTTGTAGATATGGATTCTGACTGAAAGGTAGAATCAAAGCCCTCATTGCTCAGTTATAAAGTGGTGTTGGGATTGAGTCAATGACCTCATGTGGGTATTTTAGAAGGAAGAGTTATCCTTTAATCTCTTCACACATTGTGTATGTATTAAATAATTCTATGTAAACACACACataggtatttttatttattttattgatttatatttatttgataaggcagagtaTGTAAGTGGGACGGGAAGATATGGGTGAAGAGAtttagggagacacctgcaacacggaTTCACCACTTGGGAATATTCCCCCCTCTACTGGGCTCTGCAATGCATGTTAATTAATACCTGGAAATTCTACAGGCTGGGGAGACATTCTAGTgactatgcaaaatgactttcctgcctgaggatcTAAGATGCCAGGATCCATCCTCAGCAGCactgtaagtctgagctgagtagtgctctgacctcttcctctctcagtatctttccctctgagtCCCATGTGAGGGGAACCACATCAGCTCTCTCTCCACACTGGGCCTTGGCCTTTTTCTGTCCTGATTTCttgggtggtgggggctggggctggggctggggctgggggagacTGAAGCTGAAGTCTCGTTTCTTCATGTGGACAGAAAATTGATTTTTCATTAAGGTTGTCCATGGTTTACTTTGGGGACTTCTACTACAGTAGATCCCTACCCCAGAATGGTGAGAATTAACTCTTCATATCTAaagacatttctttattttcataacagagagagagaggacaatgtGTGGGAATTTGGCATATGTTAATCCCAGACACTGAACCTGACAcatgttttcttcatttttctcataCCGTATTTATATTactatttaaaaggaaaatagattGATAAATTAtatgaacaatatttataaagtACATATTTTACATTGATATTATTTTGACAACACTAAGAATAGTGTgttttaattttgtgttttaaTAATGCTTAACcagattataaaataaaaggtaTGACTTtcttggttttgattttttttatgaaACCTCTGTTCTGCTATGGCTGCTCAGGGCTGGACCCGTTGTGTTGGTGGCTCCGGGGCTGCTGGTGACCATGGCCATCTAGGCCCCTGTCACCCTGGTGGCACTGGGGAGGCTCGGCTTTCCTGGGTCCCAGGATAGAGCCAGACCAAGGAGGCAGAGGACCCAGGGCCCCAGGCagcatggtggtggtgatgacctGGAGGCCTCTGCCCAAGCCCCGAGGGCACAGGGGGCCCTGGGCCCAGAGCTACTAGGGCCAGTGCCTGGAGCCTAGCCGCAAGTCTCCCTGGGCCCTGGGGGAAGACTCTTGATAGATGGAAGAGGCTCCAGCCACCTGAGGGCTGCAGACCCCTATGGGGACCCCCACCAGACACCCTCCAGAATGGTGCCCAGGGTCATGAAGGCCAAGCCCCCACATGCTCCCAAGGCTGGAActttgggcattacaccagctccccccttCTCCATGCTGCATTACTTGatgctgtgttctatttacataatcattattttgtctgagatccaccctgcctgcagggtattggtttaatccccactgattagaTAGAATCTTGCTGTCTTCCTGCTCTTTttctacccatttcctttttctgAACTGCCTTCcttctcagaagatataaagggcaGGTTTTTCTAATCAATAAACACTGCACTATGTTCCCACTCcacgagtcccagagtctctgtaCCATGACGCTAGCTAGCCtgccaagagttcctggttcccctcccatgtcgctgagtaaccagcagcctaggttggctctggagAGCACAtacccgggaagaaacaccctcagtcTAGCCCAGCATGGAACGTCCGTGTCCTATGAGGCTGCTGCACTCACATAGCTGTGGGGACTGAGGAgctggtctggcaccgtggtctcctagtcaagatctcaagatgcctgcctccatgggtggccaacactatatcgtttcttctccaaaacagaagattccgggtgcatctgggtgacaagtctagcagatggagacttgtctcaagtggcctcccccagggctccgttctggctcctacgctatttaatatttacttcaatgacctcccagaaacttcttcaaggaagttcatctacgccgatgacatctgctgtgcaactcaggcatccaagttcgacatcctcgaggaaacactcacgaaagacatgtctctgatatctgattactgtaaaaaatggcgactaatccctagcactgcaaaaatggtatcatctgttttccatctacaccatgcctcagcctcatgtgagcttaatgtgcagcatggcgatacgagaatccggcatgaagcccagccagtctatattggcattactctcgatcacactctgtcatttcacgaacatctcataaaaactgcagctaaggtgggcgcgaggaatcacatcattgcaagactggccagctcctcatggggcgcgagcgcttccacactatgatcatcatctctggcatttatgctattccactgcagaatacagtgccccagtatggttccgtagccgccatgtccacttggtcgattccaaattatattcctccatgaggataatttctggaaccatccgttccaccccggttccatggctgccagttcttagcaacatcgccccgccagatattcgttgggatgcggcatcatctaagttcatttcccaagtctacgctcgaccagacctccCAATATACGCTGATATCCTCACCCacactgtccaacgcttgacatcttgtcacccaatctggtcctctaTGCCTAGAGTGAACTtcactgttccagactcttggaaacagagttggcagtcagctgaggtaaagaacagacCCTTAATCACAGACCCcggcaagcgtcaacccagctttgacctggcatgttatgattgggccctcctcaatcgcaatagaacaggccatggccggtgcaccgctatgttccatcgctggcaagccagagacgacccgaactgcccctgcggctccagacagactatgacccacatagtcaacgactgccacctctccagattcaaaggaggtctcgaaactttacatcaggctcaacctgacgctgttgactggctacggaagaagggcaaacactagaagaagaagaaggagctggTGACAGGCGGCCTAGGGGCAGAGGCATCTGCATCAGCATCTGGCTCCACAGGACTCACTCCAAGGGACGTCCCCATCCTCAGCTGTGGGTCCTGGAAACCCTCCAGTGGCGGTGGTGACCATGACCCCAGCCCCTGAGCCTGCAGACAACTCAGGCCCTCGCCTACATGTCCAGCCTGGGCccatgtagggtggaaacaggatgtgacacaggaTGTGACACTTGCacatatatataaggacaggattgtgattagagagggTAGAGCAGAAAAagagtggtgaaaatcagggtgtactaggagagggggcagagcaaaaagataccttgaaccagtggggattaaaccagtgccctgcaggcagggc
This Erinaceus europaeus unplaced genomic scaffold, mEriEur2.1 scaffold_294, whole genome shotgun sequence DNA region includes the following protein-coding sequences:
- the LOC132536593 gene encoding cone-rod homeobox protein-like, which codes for MSQEGSLHGTRALNQRRRQRTVFTEEQLKELRRCFEQDRYPSARERQALAHKLNLGEYSVKIWFKNQRARHSRANSRRSGQLPGVQDSQPICLPSAPTPDGQPGPGSPAISSPSPSPPAATPAGPARTARPGLHSAGAPAWEPASAVPESSEEPTAPAPGLSVDPMDFGLPREHLSLFQNAWRCWMSLFLSPSPLESTPRSQLNSPLAFVKLRPWLWRPAETLCPWCLMPQKPSFETWPFRLPFLIYQQGPSDQPSSKLLHREAQALSLRPGLEQPKGTPFLTSMRRTPRTSSFTGLPAHPLDGRHPRTGTLINPMRAAPVLLNKRPDHRIG